A part of Ascochyta rabiei chromosome 3, complete sequence genomic DNA contains:
- a CDS encoding Alcohol dehydrogenase (NADP(+)), which yields MSSTPDFNGWVAHDPSAAEGNMKWGNFEPKAFEETDIEMEISHCGVCGSDIHTLRSGWGPSDYPLVVGHEIIGHVTKVGKDVKDLKVGDRVGVGAQSECCESCRPCKMKQESNCNSLTMTYNAKHSNGDKSYGGYAKAWRGPASFAIPIPEGLPSEFAAPLMCGGVTVYNPLVSNGAGPGKRVGVVGVGGLGHFALLFAKALGADEVVAISRSSSKKEDAIKLGADRFIATGEDPDWAIKNANGLDLIISTISGSFPLDQYLNLLDVNGTFVQLGAPDDPLPSFSPMGLIFKNLKIAGSLIGTRQQIRDMLELAKKTNLQAWVQVRPMSEANQVIVDFEKGLPRYRYVLKN from the coding sequence ATGTCGTCCACCCCCGATTTCAACGGCTGGGTCGCCCATGACCCCTCTGCCGCCGAGGGCAACATGAAGTGGGGCAACTTCGAGCCCAAGGCTTTTGAGGAGACCGACATTGAGATGGAGATTTCCCACTGCGGTGTCTGCGGTTCCGACATTCACACCCTCCGCTCCGGCTGGGGTCCTTCAGACTACCCTCTCGTCGTTGGCCACGAGATCATTGGTCACGTCACCAAGGTCGGAAAGGATGTCAAGGACCTCAAGGTTGGCGACCGCGTCGGTGTTGGCGCTCAGTCTGAGTGCTGCGAGAGCTGCCGCCCTTGCAAGATGAAGCAGGAATCCAACTGCAACTCTCTCACCATGACCTACAACGCCAAGCACTCGAATGGCGACAAGTCGTACGGTGGTTACGCCAAGGCATGGCGTGGACCTGCTTCTTTCGCTATTCCGATCCCCGAGGGTCTCCCCTCTGAATTTGCCGCCCCGCTCATGTGCGGTGGTGTCACCGTCTACAACCCCCTCGTTTCCAACGGTGCCGGACCCGGCAAGCGCGTCGGTGTCGTTGGTGTCGGTGGCCTGGGCCATTTCGCTCTTCTCTTTGCCAAGGCTCTCGGCGCCGATGAGGTCGTTGCTATCTCCCGCTCATCTTCCAAGAAGGAGGATGCCATCAAGCTCGGCGCCGACCGCTTCATCGCTACCGGCGAGGACCCCGACTGGGCGATCAAGAACGCCAACGGTCTCGACTTGATCATCTCGACCATCTCCGGCTCCTTCCCGCTCGACCAGTACCTCAACCTGCTCGACGTTAATGGCACATTCGTCCAGCTCGGTGCGCCCGACGACCCGCTCCCCAGCTTCTCTCCCATGGGCTTGATCTTCAAGAACCTCAAGATTGCCGGCTCCTTGATCGGCACCAGGCAGCAGATCCGCGACATGTTGGAGTTGGCCAAGAAGACCAACCTCCAGGCTTGGGTTCAGGTCAGGCCTATGAGCGAGGCCAACCAGGTTATCGTCGATTTCGAGAAGGGCCTGCCCAGGTACAGGTATGTTCTTAAGAACTAG
- a CDS encoding tRNA-dihydrouridine(20) synthase (NAD(P)(+)) encodes MAPPSPAHVPIPRNGVDYRGTVVLAPMVRSGELPSRLLALKYGADLVWGPETIDRAIIGTTRRMNPHTSTLEWSRLPTSKLKNPHLDPEQRESVLYRIHPELEKGRLIYQMGTANPDLAVQAAKMVAADVAGIDVNSGCPKPFSTAGGMGAALLKTPDLLCSILTRLVDEVGKPYEIGISVKIRILDSPADTRALVERLVRTGITGLTVHCRTTPMRPRERAIRDQLPMVGDICRAAGVACVMNGDVTSRTEALQLMRHFNVDGAMIATEAEKNPSCFRPDAEGGPHEWKSQWRTVVAEYMKLAIQVENRWGNTKYLLGQMIPGREEAYKAMNRSKCYADVIKALALEDVDDLLEKAKLVDQHLGIPKEELSKAQKRARVKETLQHDAAPDQPDAKRVKVPDSAVIDGGMASTAEVATALAV; translated from the exons ATGGCGCCCCCCTCGCCCGCCCACGTGCCCATCCCCAGGAACGGCGTCGACTACCGCGGCACCGTCGTGCTGGCGCCCATGGTGCGGTCCGGCGAGCTGCCCTCGCGGCTGTTGGCGCTCAAGTACGGCGCCGACTTGGTATGGG GCCCTGAGACCATCGACCGCGCCATCATCGGCACCACGCGGCGCATGAACCCACACACGTCCACGCTCGAGTGGTCGCGCCTGCCGACGTCGAAGCTCAAGAACCCGCACCTCGACCCGGAGCAGCGCGAGAGCGTGCTGTACCGCATCCACCCGGAGCTCGAGAAGGGCCGCCTGATCTACCAGATGGGCACCGCCAACCCAGACCTCGCCGTCCAGGCCGCCAAGATGGTCGCCGCCGACGTGGCCGGCATCGACGTCAACTCGGGCTGCCCCAAGCCCTTCTCGACGGCGGGCGGCATGGGCGCCGCGCTGCTCAAGACGCCCGACCTGCTCTGCAGCATCCTCACCCGCCTGGTCGACGAGGTCGGCAAGCCCTACGAGATCGGCATCAGCGTCAAGATCCGCATCCTCGACTCCCCCGCCGACACCCGCGCCCTGGTCGAGCGCCTGGTCCGGACGGGCATCACCGGCCTCACCGTGCACTGCCGCACCACACCCATGCGGCCCAGGGAGAGGGCCATCCGCGACCAGCTGCCCATGGTCGGCGACATCTGCCGCGCTGCCGGCGTGGCCTGCGTCATGAACGGCGACGTCACCTCGCGCACCGAGGCCCTGCAGCTGATGAGGCACTTCAACGTCGACGGCGCCATGATCGCCACCGAGGCCGAGAAGAACCCTTCGTGCTTCCGCCCCGACGCCGAGGGCGGCCCGCACGAGTGGAAGAGCCAGTGGAGGACGGTCGTCGCCGAGTACATGAAGCTGGCCATCCAGGTCGAGAACCGCTGGGGCAACACAAAGTACCTGCTCGGCCAGATGATCCCCGGCCGCGAGGAGGCGTACAAGGCCATGAACCGGAGCAAGTGCTACGCCGACGTCATCAAAGCGCTGGCGCTGGAGGACGTGGACGATCTGCTCGAGAAAGCAAAGCTCGTGGACCAGCACCTCGGCATCCCCAAGGAGGAGCTCAGCAAAGCCCAGAAACGCGCCCGCGTCAAGGAGACCCTGCAGCACGACGCCGCGCCCGACCAGCCTGACGCAAAGCGAGTCAAAGTCCCCGACTCGGCCGTCATTGACGGCGGCATGGCATCGACGGCCGAAGTGGCCACCGCGCTGGCCGTCTAG
- a CDS encoding Low-specificity L-threonine aldolase, whose translation MSEFAQYTAKSSKMPATNGEKPIGTAWGNERNPAAFDFRSDVHTTPTLSMLRAIQECTLLDDVSMEDPTTLGLERFIAELTGKEDALLVLSGSMGNQVALRAHLTAPPQAIVCDRRSHIIQYEAGGVASLSQALTQPIDAKNGTYITLEEVQKYAVISDDVHACPTRVISLENTLNGAIMPLSEVRRIAAWGRENGIIMHMDGARLWEAVAAGAGTLKEYCVEMDSLSLCFSKGLGAPIGSIIVGTTAFIKRSRWVRKSIGGGLRQAGVIAAPARVAVEETFLGGRLTESHEKAKRIQKIWTDLGGKLDYPVDSNMVWLNLEAHNIDINHFIETGEKYGVRTRGGRFVVHYQISEECIEAVTNLFTEVLTGKVGDGKKAEAPHDPEELKMKGKGVE comes from the coding sequence ATGTCCGAGTTTGCCCAGTACACTGCCAAGAGCAGCAAGATGCCCGCCACCAACGGCGAAAAGCCCATTGGCACCGCCTGGGGCAATGAACGCAACCCAGCTGCTTTCGACTTTCGGTCTGATGTGCACACAACGCCGACACTGTCCATGCTGAGGGCGATCCAGGAATGCACGCTGCTTGACGATGTGTCCATGGAGGACCCCACCACGCTCGGCCTGGAGAGGTTCATCGCCGAGCTGACGGGCAAGGAGGATGCTTTACTCGTGCTCTCCGGCAGCATGGGTAACCAAGTTGCCCTGCGCGCCCACCTGACTGCCCCGCCCCAGGCCATTGTGTGCGACCGCCGCTCCCACATCATCCAGTATGAGGCCGGCGGTGTCGCCTCTCTCTCGCAGGCCCTCACCCAGCCCATCGACGCCAAGAACGGCACATACATCACGCTCGAGGAGGTGCAAAAGTACGCTGTTATCTCTGACGATGTCCACGCCTGCCCCACGCGCGTCATCTCGCTGGAGAACACACTCAACGGCGCCATCATGCCACTGTCCGAAGTCCGCCGCATCGCCGCCTGGGGCCGCGAGAATGGCATTATCATGCACATGGACGGTGCGCGTCTATGGGaggctgttgctgctggtgcAGGAACCCTCAAGGAGTACTGCGTAGAGATGGACAGTCTGAGTCTGTGTTTCAGCAAGGGACTCGGTGCGCCCATTGGCAGCATCATTGTTGGTACAACGGCCTTCATCAAGCGCAGTCGCTGGGTTCGCAAGTCCATCGGCGGTGGTCTGAGACAGGCTGGTGTGATAGCAGCACCGGCGCGTGTCGCAGTCGAGGAGACGTTCCTCGGCGGCCGCCTCACCGAGTCGCACGAAAAGGCGAAGCGCATACAGAAGATCTGGACCGACCTCGGCGGCAAGCTAGATTACCCCGTCGACAGCAACATGGTGTGGCTCAACCTCGAAGCGCACAACATCGACATCAACCACTTCATCGAGACAGGGGAGAAGTACGGTGTGCGCACACGCGGAGGGCGTTTCGTCGTGCACTACCAGATCAGCGAGGAGTGCATCGAAGCCGTGACGAACCTGTTCACCGAGGTCCTAACTGGCAAGGTAGGGGACGGCAAGAAGGCCGAGGCACCGCACGACCCTGAGGAGTTGAAGATGAAGGGTAAGGGCGTGGAGTAG